The genomic window GAGGGTCCCTCATGTCCTATCATTAGAGAGACCAGTTTCCCATTTGGCCAGAATGCCCAGACCATGGAAACTTCTCTTTTTTTGAGAATTCTCCCCATGATGCAAGAAGCCAGTGGACACAGGAGAAGTGAGAGCTAAGTGTAAgaaacctgttaaaaaaaaaaaaaaaaaaaaaaaaaaaaaaaaacactgcaccAAAACCCCACCAGCTCCTGGGCACCTCATTTGCTCTGGAACACCTCTTTCAAAACCTGAATATCTGTGAAGAAGGAGTCGAATTTCAACCAAGTTCAAATATGGTCAAGTAAGCTTAATGAGAATCTGACATATTAATGACTCAATAGTCCACAGCtctgaaacagaacaaaaactcacacagaaacacTCCCAAACTTTAGATCCAAATATTTTAGCATTACACAAATTATCCCAGAAGAGGGACACATACAGGATTCCTAATATGAGCCTACACTAGTTGTTAGAAAGTCCTACCCAGAATCATTTAGTGCTTAAGATAGACCTGAACTGCTGGATTTTTATCAtccttatgaatataaaaataaaatataccaccGATATGGCTCAACCATGATGTGAGAGCTAATTTAAATATCACAAGGTAATCGGCACTTTCTACAGATAAGAACAAGCACCATGCAGAGTGCAAAGCTTATGTCAGTCAACAGTCAGCCCCCAAGCCAGCCAGTGGCACAGCCCAAGGTTGTCAAAGGGGGATAAGCTTACAATACATTTTTCTTGCTGAGTTCAGAAGTAGGACATTAGCAGTCCGCAGTTCCAGTCACTGAACTCCAAAGGAGAAGCTGTACTGCCTGCATTCATTTATTAACAGAAAGGCTGGCTGATTTTTGTTGCAGCTCTACAGAGAAAGCTGCAAACTTGCTCTGGCCAGTACTTTTCAGGCTTTGGAGAAAACAGACCCTCAAAGTTTTATCACTGAACAGATTCAAACCTCTAAACACAGCTttcattctaaaatatgcatttttctccCTTTCACAATCGCTTTGCTGGTAACAAAACAAACTGCCTGAAATACAAGCTCACAAGTGTTAGGAACCTACTGTCTGCACGTGAATGCAGTCATTTTTAAGTCCACCAAGTCATACACAGTTATTTGCACCAACCTTGAGTGCTAAGATAGCACAATTTTCATTTGCAGGCAGTATAATTATGCTCCCAATTAACGCACAATATCACATGAGATTAGAGGCAAGTGATCCCCACAAACGCACAGGTACTTTCTGAAGTAAGCAACCTTAAAATACCGTGCACGTCTCAGCCCCTTGCTCAAAGGCCCATCTACATTCTCGAAGGTACTTGTGTTGCACGCTCTTACTGAAAATGTGACAACACATATCACTGAGCAGAAGTACATTCTTCCCAAATGTTCCCATTAAGAAATGCCCTCTCACACTTGCTGCCCGTGATTCTCATAACCACCAAAACACACAACtgctgataaactgcaggagaaAGCTCTAACACTTAGCTCCTTAGGACTTATTTGCCCTTTTTCTAAATTAAAGGGGAGCCCAGCCGACAAAGTGAGTATATGAATACATGATTCTTGCTGTATACAGCAAATGGGAGGAGAGGAAGTCGACTCCCCCCCACACTCTCTCACACCCGTTCATAAGTGTAGCCCACTGCCTATTTGTCCACACACATTGTACCACAATACAAGAAAGAgcctttctttgggaaaaattcatttaagtCTAGCTCAAGCTAGGCTAGAATGCCCTCcatcttaaaattaaatttcattaaatAGATGTTGCGGTGagttctgatttttgttttgggaaaattaaaaaaaaaaaaaaactccaataaTCTCTAAGGCATGCTCCCTGGAGTTTGTTATTTTATAAAGGATCACACGGAGAGAAATTCACACCAAGATTCTTTTCTGTAACATCCTTTTGCTCTATACTGTCACATTGGTTTTGTTTCAaactggctaaaaaaaaaaatgtattctaatGTTCCCCTAAAACTGTAGGTCACATAATACTTTCcactaagtaaaaataaaatggtctACCTTGGCACTTCAGCGAGAACCAGTAAAGGACACAGTTTACCAGTTCATTTTTTATACCAACAAATAAAAGAACTGTGAACTCCGTGTAAAACCTGAAACCTAACAGCTCAACACAGAGCTGCACAAAGAAACACTAAACAAATATATCTATGACCATTTATGGAAATAGTGAGATTAGAAAAATAAGcctttcctcccccccccccccccaaagaatcAACCATTCAAAAACTCGCTGTTGACAAAGGTTCCTCTGAATCCAACTGTCTTCCCTGATCCACTCTGCTACTAGTTCGACCATTTCCTTCTAAAGAGGAAAGACAGCAAAGTTGAATCGAAGTCTGGTCCTCGTAAGCGGGCAGATGTGCCTGGGCCCAGAGAGTCTGCTGTTTACAGAAAGGCAAAAGCCCAGCAGTGAAACGATGCAGCCCGGCCGGCCGAGGCAGAGACTTTTCCccaaccactgcctcccaacaGCCCAGCTGGCGGAGGAGCCCCCGCTCAGGAGCCCAGCACAGCTCCCAGCAGGCTGCAGAGAAAGGACCCACGGCTGGCAGACAATGTACGGCGGATCGCACCTCCCAGGAGGGAGGGATCTGTCTATTCAGGTAACCACCTGCAGGCAAGTGGCACACCCCAAACCATCGGACCACCTTAATTCCCAAAGACAAGCCAGGTGGCAGGTGGGGAGAAGGAAGCCAGGGTTTGTCCTGAAGTCGTGGTGTTCTGCTCCTCTGCGGAATCTGCAGCCCttccaattatttttttattacttaTGTACCTGACTGCTCCGAAATCACACAGGCTCCTGAGACCTTGCTGTCCCAGAGCCGGGCTCCCTCCACGGCACTGTTTTCAAGCACGGCCTTTTCCCATTCCCTATTCTTGGAACATCATCTGTCTGTTAAGTTTCCCCGTGCTGGCCGAGGTCAATTTTCATTTCTGCAAATCACAGGCAGCCACTTGCTTCTAAGAAGTTAATAAGCCTCCTGAGAAAGGCTGGCGGCTGCTATTTCattgtttcataaatatttttatacagtGACACCATTCAACTTTAAGTAAATCCTGAAAAAGAAAGGCAActaaaaaccaaagaaaattcgaatctggattttgtttgttttcggGGGAGGAAGAAGGTGGTGCGAGCCTCCCACTGCATtcgactctttttaaaaatgtcgctttgattttttaaaaaatacacttaaaaaaaaaaaggaaactcacGAAGTTGAACTTTCTTTAAAGCGGGCCTTTGGACTCTGGAAAACAAGTGTTGCTGCTCCGAACAAAGGCTCGGAGCGCACCCGGACTCGGTCCCCTCTGGGGGACCGCCGCGCTGCCCGCACACAAGCACACCCCCGGTATTTCCTACCGAAGGGAAGTTTCTCAGCGCCAGTCTCCTCCCGGGTTTGGTGGTAACTGCGCCTCGGTCGTTTTTGGACACAATGTTTCTGCTGACTCCTGAAAATTTTCCACTTGAATGTGCAAcacagcggcggcggcggcggcggcggcggccacagTCCTGGAGGAGCCGCCAGCGCGACCGTGGCCGCTTTCATCTTGGGGACCCTGGGAGCGAGACCCCCGCCGGCAGCCCGGGTCGGCGCAGACCCCTCGCCGGCCTCGAGGGGCCCCAGCGCCGGGGGGCGGCGCGCGGGGGGGACCGGGCCGGTTCCGGGCTCCCCGCCCGCGCTCGCTCCCAACTTCTGGCTCCTCCGGGAGCCCCGCGAACAGCGCCCCGGGGCGTgtacgcgcgcgcgcgcgcgtgcggCGGCGGGAGAGGGGCGCGCGGGGGGCGCGGCGGGGCCGCCTGTTGCCGCGCGGGCTCCCAGCGCGCGGCCCAACTTGGCGGCCGGCAACTCACCCGGCGGCGCCCCGCCGCTCACCTAGGAGGGGGCGCgagccccggcccccggcccgcccgCCTCACACAAAGCACAGCCCGCAGAGAAAGAGCGGCCCGCACCCCGGCATCCGCCCCGCGCGCCAACTTACCTCGGCCCACGGAGCCGCCGCGGCGCCCGGCGAGTCCGAGGCAAACTTCGGGGCCGCTTCCCCCGCCCTCCGCTCGCCGCCCGGCTCCCGGTGCCCGGGCCgggccaccccacccctgcctagCGCCGCTGCTGCCCCGGGGCCGGCCGGGCGCGCTGGGCTGCTGCCCGCGCTCCGGGCAAAGGTGGAAGGGGTGGGGGGGCGTCACTGCATGGCCTGCCCCGGACGCGGccgccccgggcccgggccccgCCGCGCGGACTGGCCCGCAGGGTGGACGCGAGTCCGCAAAGTGCTCGAGGGGCGcccgcggcgggcggcggggccgcggcggcggctgcagaggctcggctcggctcgggcggcgcggcgcggcgcgagCGATGCTAAGAATGTTCGGAATGAGGACAGGAATGAAATGAACGCCAGGACCGAACTCGCTCCGGAGGGGTGGGGCCTCGGTGACGTCATGCGGCCTGCcgcccggggccgggggcggggcctgccgccGCCGGTGACGTCATGGGGCCGGGGCGGGctccctgtccccccacccccggagggGCGGCGGGGCGGAGTCTCGCGCCCACGGGGAACGGGGCGCGCGCGGGAGCCGCCCTCCCGCTCCGGGCCGGGCGCCGGGCTTTGTCCAgacccggggcggggcggccgtGAGGCGCTGCGCCCGCGCGCGGGAGCCGGGAAGCTGGGGGCACTCGCCCGCGCGcgccgtgcctcagtttccccgcccCCTCTACACACGCGGGGGTCGGAAAAGGGAGCTTCTAGTGCGGAGGTTCGGGCGGCGACCCCCGAGGGCGGCGGGCGCTTTCTGTGGGCCGCGCTCCCCGCCGGATTTTTCCCGCCCGCCCTTTCACTTCACAGAAGTTGCCGGCTCTGGCTCTGTGGAAGTCCGTCctccgggaagaggcagggcaGGATAATTACGGAGTTCGTAACAACCTGCCCGGCCAGCACGGTCTTCTCGAGAGCCGAGGCTGCCTGCTCGCCGCGCCTTGTGCTTTCCAAAAGTCATGGGTCccgtaaaaacaaaaaacttccgaAGCCGTGGAACGCTGCGTCCGGCAGCTTCCCATCACCGTCTTGTTTGTGCAGGAAGTTCGTTTCCACACTAAAAGAGTCATTTTAACCCTGCCTTGGAGGTAGTGGCATACCGAGACCTTGTGGGTAACTCAGAAAACGGGGATAAACCGGCTCCCTGGTAGGTAGATCGGGCCAAGTTTTGCACAGCTGTGCCCTCCTGACGCAGCCCCCCGAGCAGCTCCCGCACCCTGGACCGCGGCGCCTCTGGAGAAAAATGATGGCGCCTATTTTGTGCCGGAGGAATCCCTAAATGAAGATAACTGAGAAAAGGGAAATAGACGCAGTACAAAACATCGTTTTACTAATGCGCGTATTTATTTCCAAGGCAGacagactggttcactccctgaatgaatgcccacaagggccaggactgaACCCCCCTGGGAGCAAACTGCTGCAACAGGACACGCTGACCAGTATTTTCGGCAACTTCTCCCATTTagatgcacattttttaaaaattttatttatttatatatttatgtgaaaggcagagttacaaagacagaagtcttctatctgcaggttcactactcaagtggctgcaacggctgaaccaggccaaagccagaagtcagaaccttcatctgggtctctcacatgggtagcacaggcacaagtatttgggccatcttccactgcttttcacaggccattaacagggagctggactggaagtagagcagccaggacttgaactagcacccatatggggtgctggtgtcacaggcagtggctttatccactacaccacaatgttggccccaagatGCACATTTTTTGAGACTCACCTTAAAAGCTTTTTTCCAGGAAGAATGCCCAACTAGGTATTTCCTCTCTCTGGCCCCAGAGCTCCCTGCTCCACTTACACTGCTCATATCTGTCAGTGACCATCATCTGCATGTTACTGGTGACGCCCATCTGTCTGAGCCCATGCAGAGTAGACTGGGTCTCATTCAACTCAGCATATACTGTGCAGGGCCTACACGCAAACGAGAAGTGGCTGTCGCTGTCATCTCTGCCCCTAAGTGTCCCATGCATTCTTGCGCCCCTCAGCCACCCGCTGGTCGATGCTCAGGACCTATGGATTGAGTGTTGGTGAGCTGTTTGCACCCAACACCTGAGAGCAGGATCAGCGGCCCCCACCTGCTAGACTGACAGCAGCCGCCATGTCTCGCATCTGTAATCAGcactgagccttttttttttttttttttttttttgcctctgccATCTCCACTCATCGGCACAGCACCCGTGTGAGTAGCTGACATTACCCCGAGGTATAGTGGTGAGGAACTGAGATGAAGGGTGGGTTACTTGGCCTGTGGTTGCAGAGCTAGGACCTGAATACCTTCTGACTCAGGTATTCCATATTCATAACCCCTAACCTCCACTGCCACCGAAACGGAAATGAGTAGAAACCAGAGCAACAGCATACCACGCGGGGTTCTGAGGACTCTGCATATATTGCCTCATTTGATTCCGCCAGCCACCCTGGCAGGTAGCTACTGTTGTTATTCTCATTTTCCGGATAACGAAGCTGAGAGCAGACAGGTGAAGTGACTGGGTCCGGGTCCTGCTTGTACAACTAGTGAGTGCAGAGCAGCAATCCAAACCCAAGCCTCCCAGCTCCAGATCTCATTGACTTTGTCATCTACTGACGTGCCCCAGGCAGCGCTACACTGCATGCAAAAGACCCACCATCCACTGCAGGACCTACCCTACGATGAGAGAACTATGGACATCAATGGTGGCACAAGAGAGTCTGCTCCCCAAAAGCCTTCCCAAGGAAGAAGCTAACGTGGAACACACAAGGGAAACGGTGTTCCACTTTGTGATAACAAAGCAAGCTGAGAGACCCTGGAAGCTAGAGAAGACCCAGCCGGTTAGAATTTACCCGCAGGAAGCACCTGACTCAGGAACGGATCGCTTGGAACTACAGGTAAATTGTGTTAATAATGATGCTATTAGTTGCCTCATTTCTAACTAGGttcagtttggttttttttttttttttcctataggaGCATACGTTGGTAGAACTGCTTTGAAAAAGTAAAGTGAAAAGCTAGTGAGGGTATAGGACTGCATATTCTGTGGCCACAAACTCCTGCTCTTAGGAACACACCAAGAGACGCTCAGGCATGTGTGCACCAGGACACATGTACACGAATGTTCGTTGGGCATTTTTGCAATAACCTTAAGAAATAACTCAAATGCCCTCTTATGGTAGAAAGGATACATGAGTTGTGGCACGATCATACAATGGGATACTATACAGGGATGAAGATGAGAGAACAGCTACCTGCCACCACATGAATAAGCcctacaaatataaatattaagtaaaagaaGTGCAATAAAAGAATTCACACAGTATTCTTATGTTTATAGAAGGCTCGAGAGCAAGCAAAATTGGGTGCAGCACTGAGGATGCTGGTGTgcctgcttctccacttcagaaccagcttcctgcttatgggcaccgtggggggcagcagatggtggctccagcaactgagtccctgccacccacaggagagacccagatggagcttctggctt from Oryctolagus cuniculus chromosome 1, mOryCun1.1, whole genome shotgun sequence includes these protein-coding regions:
- the LOC108177487 gene encoding translation initiation factor IF-2, giving the protein MCNTAAAAAAAAATVLEEPPARPWPLSSWGPWERDPRRQPGSAQTPRRPRGAPAPGGGARGGPGRFRAPRPRSLPTSGSSGSPANSAPGRVRARARVRRRERGARGARRGRLLPRGLPARGPTWRPATHPAAPRRSPRRGREPRPPARPPHTKHSPQRKSGPHPGIRPARQLTSAHGAAAAPGESEANFGAASPALRSPPGSRCPGRATPPLPSAAAAPGPAGRAGLLPALRAKVEGVGGRHCMACPGRGRPGPGPRRADWPAGWTRVRKVLEGRPRRAAGPRRRLQRLGSARAARRGASDAKNVRNEDRNEMNARTELAPEGWGLGDVMRPAARGRGRGLPPPVTSWGRGGLPVPPPPEGRRGGVSRPRGTGRAREPPSRSGPGAGLCPDPGRGGREALRPRAGAGKLGALARARRASVSPPPLHTRGSEKGASSAEVRAATPEGGGRFLWAALPAGFFPPALSLHRSCRLWLCGSPSSGKRQGRIITEFVTTCPASTVFSRAEAACSPRLVLSKSHGSRKNKKLPKPWNAASGSFPSPSCLCRKFVSTLKESF